Proteins from a genomic interval of Streptomyces sp. NBC_01445:
- a CDS encoding glycoside hydrolase family 3 N-terminal domain-containing protein has protein sequence MTHIVAVTTDSTTPLWRDTTLDHETRADALIAEMTLQEKVAQLFGVWVGASDEGGEVAPYQHEMEEPVDLEALLPRGLGQLTRPFGTAPVDPALGALSLLRTQRRIAAGNRFGIPAVAHEECLAGFAAWGATAYPVPLSWGATFDPALVRRMARAIGQDMRSVGVHQGLAPVLDVVRDARWGRVEETIGEDPYLVGTLGTAYVQGLESAGIVATLKHFVGYSASRAGRNLAPVGMGPRERADVMLPPFEMALREGGARSVMHAYTDTDGVPSAADEQLLTVLLRDTWGFTGTVVADYFGVGFLKTLHGVAATWGEAAGAALTAGVDVELPTVKAFGQPLLDAVADGRVSEAVVDRALRRVLVQKAQLGLLDAGWDAVPQALAGADLGDPQALRGTVVLDTTDRRALAREVAEQAVVLLRNDGTLPLTRPARIAVVGPTADTATAVLGCYAFPVHVGARHPEIPAGIELPTLVEALRTEFPDSEVVTAPGCGIDDTGTGGFAEAVELARGADVVVLALGDRAGLFGRGTSGEGCDADSLALPGVQEQLLNTLLDTGTPVVLTLLAGRPYALGRAVRESGAVVQSFFPGEEGTPAIAGVLSGRVAPSGRLPVSIPNGPGAQPSTYLAARLGQVNEVSNIDPTPAFGFGHGLTYTSFDWSDLTVERATVRTDGEAELGFTVRNSGDRDGTEVAQLYLHDPVASVVQPVQRLIGFVRLALAPGQAARVRVTVPADLASFTGRDGRRIVEPGELELRLGASSTDLRLTAKVTLTGPVRAVDHARRLHADFGVTTR, from the coding sequence GTGACCCACATCGTGGCCGTAACGACAGACTCCACCACGCCCCTGTGGCGCGACACGACCCTCGACCACGAGACGCGCGCCGACGCCCTCATTGCCGAGATGACCCTCCAGGAGAAGGTCGCCCAGCTGTTCGGCGTCTGGGTCGGGGCGTCCGACGAGGGCGGCGAAGTCGCCCCGTACCAGCATGAGATGGAGGAGCCGGTCGACCTCGAGGCGCTGCTGCCGCGGGGGCTCGGGCAGCTCACCAGGCCCTTCGGCACCGCCCCCGTCGACCCCGCCCTCGGCGCGCTGTCGCTGCTGCGCACCCAGCGCCGCATCGCCGCGGGCAACCGCTTCGGCATTCCGGCCGTCGCCCACGAGGAGTGCCTCGCGGGCTTCGCCGCCTGGGGTGCGACCGCCTATCCCGTCCCGCTCTCGTGGGGCGCGACGTTCGATCCGGCGCTGGTACGGCGCATGGCCCGGGCCATCGGGCAGGACATGCGCTCGGTGGGTGTGCACCAGGGCCTCGCCCCCGTGCTCGACGTCGTGCGCGACGCACGGTGGGGCCGCGTCGAGGAGACCATCGGCGAGGATCCGTACCTCGTCGGGACGCTCGGCACCGCCTACGTCCAGGGCCTTGAATCCGCGGGGATCGTCGCCACCTTGAAGCACTTCGTGGGCTACTCCGCCTCCCGCGCGGGACGCAACCTCGCGCCCGTCGGCATGGGGCCCAGGGAGCGTGCCGATGTGATGCTGCCGCCGTTCGAGATGGCGCTGCGCGAGGGCGGCGCCCGCTCGGTGATGCACGCCTACACCGACACGGACGGCGTCCCGTCGGCAGCCGACGAGCAGCTGCTCACCGTGCTGTTGCGGGACACCTGGGGCTTCACGGGGACCGTGGTGGCGGACTACTTCGGCGTCGGGTTCCTCAAGACCCTGCACGGTGTCGCCGCGACTTGGGGTGAGGCCGCCGGCGCCGCGCTGACGGCGGGCGTGGACGTGGAACTGCCCACCGTCAAGGCGTTCGGGCAGCCGCTTCTCGACGCGGTCGCGGACGGTCGGGTGTCCGAGGCCGTCGTGGACCGCGCCCTGCGCCGTGTGCTCGTGCAGAAGGCACAGCTGGGCCTCCTCGACGCCGGATGGGACGCGGTGCCGCAGGCGCTGGCCGGCGCGGACCTCGGGGACCCGCAGGCGCTGCGCGGAACCGTGGTCCTGGACACCACGGACCGCCGCGCCCTCGCCCGGGAGGTCGCCGAGCAGGCCGTCGTCCTGCTCCGCAACGACGGCACACTCCCCCTGACCCGGCCCGCCAGGATCGCGGTCGTCGGCCCGACCGCCGACACCGCGACGGCCGTTCTCGGCTGCTACGCGTTCCCGGTGCACGTGGGCGCCCGGCACCCCGAGATACCGGCCGGGATCGAACTGCCCACCCTGGTCGAGGCGTTGAGGACCGAGTTTCCCGACAGCGAGGTCGTCACCGCGCCCGGGTGCGGCATCGACGACACCGGCACCGGCGGCTTCGCCGAGGCCGTGGAGCTGGCCCGTGGCGCCGACGTCGTCGTCCTCGCGCTCGGCGACCGCGCCGGGCTCTTCGGCCGCGGCACCAGCGGCGAGGGCTGCGACGCGGACTCGCTCGCGCTGCCGGGCGTGCAGGAGCAGCTCCTGAACACGCTCCTGGACACCGGCACACCGGTCGTGCTGACACTCCTGGCGGGACGCCCGTACGCGCTCGGACGTGCGGTACGGGAGTCGGGCGCCGTCGTCCAGTCGTTCTTCCCCGGCGAGGAGGGCACGCCCGCCATCGCCGGTGTGCTCAGCGGTCGGGTCGCCCCGTCCGGACGGCTGCCCGTCAGCATCCCGAACGGCCCGGGGGCCCAGCCGTCCACGTATCTGGCGGCGCGGCTCGGGCAGGTCAACGAGGTGTCGAACATCGACCCGACACCGGCGTTCGGCTTCGGGCACGGCCTGACGTACACGTCGTTCGACTGGTCCGATCTCACCGTGGAGCGCGCGACGGTCAGGACGGACGGCGAGGCCGAACTCGGCTTCACCGTAAGGAACTCGGGCGACCGTGACGGCACCGAGGTCGCGCAGCTCTATCTGCACGACCCGGTCGCCTCGGTCGTGCAGCCCGTCCAGCGGCTGATCGGGTTCGTGCGCCTGGCACTCGCGCCCGGGCAGGCCGCGCGGGTCCGGGTGACGGTGCCCGCGGACCTCGCGTCGTTCACCGGGCGGGACGGGCGGCGGATCGTCGAACCGGGCGAGCTGGAACTGCGGCTCGGCGCGTCCAGCACCGACCTCCGGCTGACCGCGAAGGTGACGCTCACCGGACCTGTGCGGGCGGTGGACCACGCCCGCAGGCTGCACGCCGATTTCGGCGTCACCACGCGATGA